One Arachis hypogaea cultivar Tifrunner chromosome 2, arahy.Tifrunner.gnm2.J5K5, whole genome shotgun sequence genomic window, gtGGATTAATGCTACGTGTCATAAGaagattggttgacgtgtcagtgACATCTGACACGCCACGTGTCATTTAAgatataaaaaagttatttataatcaaaatagtcctttaAAGTTTAaacgtaaaaaaattatttataataaaaaagttatttttgtgTTATAATATAATCTTAGTTTTTCCATACATTGTTAATGTAAAAATTTACATTGATATTTATGTAAGGAAACAAATAGTTATTGTGGCCTTATTATTGAGGTAATAATTTCTGTGGAGAAAGCAAATTAAACGGAATTATTGCCTGTGTTGAAAAAttgaaagataaaaacaaaatgaGGAAAGTGATCACCTAACAATTATTTAGATGTGAATATTACTGTCAACAGTCAACTCTCTCAAAAGCTTTATACTTCCTCAATAAGAAAAAGTTGACCTTAGAAGGATAGAAGGTATCAATAGGTTTTTACAAATATGGATGATAATAATAGATTATTTAGAATTAATGATAAATAtgttatactaaaattaaaagatcataattttaatttctggtgttaacaaaatatttttttataaattatatataattaatatattttaaaaaaatattatatcattaatatattttaaaaaaatattatatcaaacttatatatatatatatatatatatatatatatactcacccCAGTGCATTCAAGAGATAAGAAGATTATAGTATGTTAGTGTTAGCCAtaaatttttgtcaaaattattttttcatgatgatataataatatatttattagttcTATTAAGTAGTTAGTTAATGCAGAAAAAATTATGAATCCTTGGTGAATAATCATTAAATATATCTCTATACaagtctttaaaaaatttaaaagtatatcataactataatataataaagagtattaaataaaatttttgagaGAATCTGtcggaattttttttttctacttgtGTAATACAATTGCCATATAATTATTTAACCAATTTTTTCCTTGATGAGTTTATTGAGTCTCAACTTTCAGCAGCATATATGAGAAAATAGTATTTGTATGGGTAGTCAACATAAGGCTACCATAATATTAATGTGGATTAAATAAAGTTTCATTCATATAGAtatcaataatttatatataataatgtatTAGGTTTATTTTTGTGCATGCTATTGTCCACTAATAAATATTATCATTTGAAAGTCAAAATGTAAATATGGTTTGAATATTAGATTCATACCTAAATTTTAGatatagaatttaaaaataaaaatataatcactttttttatttttacttttagataaatttgacaaaaaaaaattcatagaTACCAAAAAATTCCTTTGAATTAATACAATACTTATTAACATACACCTAATATTGTCGGAAAGTTCATAGGAATAGGCTTCCTTTGTTGAAAACTATTACATGCATGAAAATCAGTTTCATATCCTCCATTAATTAGAATCAAAAGTGTTTCATCAAATCAAATGCCCATGAGCTAGGATCTTGAATCTATAAACATTAGGCCATTATTTTATGTTACTAAATAACAAAATGTGGAGTAGTATTTACTATTTAGTGACTTATCAAAAAGAAAACatcaaattaaaggaaaaaacaagaaaacatacaataatttcacccaaatttaaatttaaattattgtaattttttttctcttcatttcactcttttattattaatctttTCTATTACTACTAAATTCAATCCTATAACATAGGAGCATGTTATGTGAGTGACACTccctatattataaaatattagggACCATACACCATAGCTCATGGTCACCAAGATCAAGAAGCAAAGCATaacatttttcttccttttcccaCTTTTTGCAGAACAAaacatgaaaaaagaaaaagcaaaaatctCTGAACACAAATCATTCTTGTTTCTTTAGAGGAGTGGACAACAACAATCATTCACACAACAACCATCCCAAAATTAGCTGCCACCTTTAATCATCATGCTTAATATTACCTCTATCCTAATCACCATCCCATATCATAATTATTGGAACctttcctagttttctctctcACAAACACAACAACTTAGGGtttaattgttatatattataAGTATTATGATTATAAAAAAGAGTTAcactattatataattaattgccATGAAAAATACTAGGTGGGATAAAATTACATCTAGCTAGTATTAGATAAATGAAAAATACATCTAACTATTAGgtcataattttctacataatgACAAGATAATTCATGAGCCGGACTTTAAAAAAATCGGTAAGTAGTAACTATTTTTAAAACCGTTGCTATATGTCGGATTTGTGActattaagaaaataatttagAGTGAGAACacgtatcaaaataaataaaacccTAAATTACAATAGTTAGTCGAGTAGTAAATTCATTCGTTAACTTAAACGAGTGTCGAGAATTTGAATTCTATCTTGTATatacaataattaaaatagagtTCAGATCACTGTCGAATCGAAAAATATCGTAGACAAAAAAAAATCCCTAAGCTACTACACATTTTtttaaagaagagaaagaaaaagaagaacacacTTTCACTTCTTTTAAATGCAAAACacactcattattattattattgcttccACTTCCCTCCTTTTAACAAATATcaaaacacaaacacaaacaatcAATGCAAACATTCTCAAAACGATCAAAGATCAACATATTATCATGAACAAGCTCTTGTTCTTCACCATCATCACCACCATTATCATTGTTCTTACACCACAACAAGCATTGAGCCACCACAATGACACACATGCACTCACCCTCTTCCGCCTCCAAGCCGACATCCACGGCCACCTCCTCCCTAACTGGACCGGCGCCGACGCCTGCTCCTTGGCCGCGCCATGGCGCGGAGTTTCTTGCTCCCCAAACAACCGTGTCACCACACTCTCCCTACCTTCCCTGAACCTTAGAGGACCCTTAACACCTCTCTCCTTCCTCACTCACCTTCGCTTTCTTGATCTTCACGACAACCGTTTAAACGGCACCATTGCACCTTTGATCTCCAATTGCACCAACCTCGTGCTTCTCTATCTCTCCGGCAACGATCTCTCCGGCGAGATTCCACCGGAGATATCTTCTGTCACCGGCCTCCTCCGCCTCGACCTATCCGGCAACAACATAGGTGGCAAGGTGCATGCTAATAAcgcaatttaaataatttaatatatttaactaaattattatataataatttttaattatcaataaacTGCACGTACATTTTTacctttataattatatatatttttgcacAACTTAATTACGAGTCCAACTACAATTTaattatatgatatatatttGTTAAGTAATTAAGTAAGAAATAATTAATGTAGCTGCATTTGGCTAAGCTAAGATTATTTTGGATCAGGTTCCAAAGGAACTGTTGAATTTGACAAAGCTTCTTACTCTGAGGCTTCAAGACAATGTGCTCAGTGGCTTCATACCTGACCTTTCATCTTCCATGGAGAATCTCAGTGAACTCAACATGACCAACAATGAGTTATATGGAAAGTTACCTGACCAAATGCTCAAGAAGTTTGGTGCTGAAAGCTTCTATGGAAATGAGGGTCTCTGTGGTGCAAGCCCACTACCTGTTTGTTCATTTGCCAATGAGAATTCTCCTCCTAATTATGGTGGTGAAGATGGTCATGATGATGATTTGGGACAAACTGTTCCTTCAAATCCAAGCTCAATGCCACAAACAAGTGAGGTTGCAAGGCCAGGAACACCACACCACCATCATAAAGGGTTAAGCCCTGGTGCCATTGTAGCCATTGTTTTGGCAAATTGTGTTGCATTGGTGGTGGTAACATCTTTTCTTGTTGCTCAATGTTGTGGAAGAGAAAGAGGGTCTAATTCTGGTTCCTATGTTGGAAGTGAGAGTGGTAAGAGGAAGAGTAGTGGAAGTAGTACTAGCGGCGGCTACGGCAGTgaaaagaacaagaacaagaacaggaacaagaacaagaaggTTTATGCAAATGGTGTTGTTGTTAATGGTGGTGGTGATAGTGATGGAACTAGTGGAAGTGATGGAAGTAAGCTTGTGTTCTTTGATAGGAGGAACCAGTTTGAGCTTGAGGATCTGCTAAGAGCTTCTGCTGAGATGCTTGGGAAGGGTAGTTTGGGAACTGTGTATAGGGCAGTGCTTGATGATGGTTGCACTGTTGCAGTTAAAAGGCTTAAAGATACAAACCCTTGTGTAAGGCATGAATTTGAACAATACATGGAGGTTATAGGGAGGTTGAAGCATCCAAACATTGTTAGACTCAGAGCATATTACTATGCTAAGGAAGAGAAGCTTCTTGTCTATGATTATCTCCCCAATGGAAGCCTCCATGCTCTTCTTCATGGTAACTAATTCAGTGATATTCAATTTTTGTATTAGTATCTATGTTTGTCTATATACCATGATACCATGATTATGTTACATACAAGAAATGAGAAGCTGCATATATTACTAATTAGTGTTGAAACTTGAAGACTAACACTATTGAATTCAATCCTTACTAATTAATTGTCTTGCTCTGATTATTCTTTTGGATATTGGATACTGATAGGGAACCGTGGCCCTGGAAGAATTCCATTAGATTGGACCACAAGAATAAGCTTGGTGTTAGGAGCAGCTAGAGGCCTTGCTAGGATCCATGCAGAGTATAGTTCAGCCAAAGTGCCTCATGGAAATGTGAAATCTTCCAATGTGCTTCTTGACAAGAATGGTGTTGCTTGCATCTCAGACTTTGGTTTATCCCTTCTATTGAACCCTGTTCATGCCATTGCAAGGTTGGGAGGGTACAGAGCTCCGGAACAGGCCGAACAAAAGAGGCTGTCTCAGCAGGCTGATGTGTATAGTTTTGGTGTCTTGCTTTTGGAAGTCCTAACTGGAAGGGCTCCCTCATCGGCTTACCCTTCTCCTGCTCGCCCTCGTGGTGGCCCAGATGACGAGGAAGAACTTGCTTTGGATCTTCCTAAATGGGTTCGGTCGGTCGTGAAGG contains:
- the LOC112759035 gene encoding leucine-rich repeat receptor-like protein kinase PXC1: MQNTLIIIIIASTSLLLTNIKTQTQTINANILKTIKDQHIIMNKLLFFTIITTIIIVLTPQQALSHHNDTHALTLFRLQADIHGHLLPNWTGADACSLAAPWRGVSCSPNNRVTTLSLPSLNLRGPLTPLSFLTHLRFLDLHDNRLNGTIAPLISNCTNLVLLYLSGNDLSGEIPPEISSVTGLLRLDLSGNNIGGKVPKELLNLTKLLTLRLQDNVLSGFIPDLSSSMENLSELNMTNNELYGKLPDQMLKKFGAESFYGNEGLCGASPLPVCSFANENSPPNYGGEDGHDDDLGQTVPSNPSSMPQTSEVARPGTPHHHHKGLSPGAIVAIVLANCVALVVVTSFLVAQCCGRERGSNSGSYVGSESGKRKSSGSSTSGGYGSEKNKNKNRNKNKKVYANGVVVNGGGDSDGTSGSDGSKLVFFDRRNQFELEDLLRASAEMLGKGSLGTVYRAVLDDGCTVAVKRLKDTNPCVRHEFEQYMEVIGRLKHPNIVRLRAYYYAKEEKLLVYDYLPNGSLHALLHGNRGPGRIPLDWTTRISLVLGAARGLARIHAEYSSAKVPHGNVKSSNVLLDKNGVACISDFGLSLLLNPVHAIARLGGYRAPEQAEQKRLSQQADVYSFGVLLLEVLTGRAPSSAYPSPARPRGGPDDEEELALDLPKWVRSVVKEEWTGEVFDQELLRYKNIEEELVSMLHVGLACVAPQPEKRPTMAEVAKMIEEIRVEQSPLGEDYDESRNSLSPSIPTTEDGIA